The window GTCTCCACGTTCCTGAGGTGTATGGCGTGTGCCAGTTGGGAGAGTCGGTGGTCACCTTGCTAGAAAATGTCCCAATTAATCCGAGCGGAGAGCTATATCCCTCCATCAAGTCGATGTGGACACAGGTGCCAGCCGTTCGTCAGGTTTATTGGCTCTGGCAGCTTCTAGAACTGTGGACACCCTTACAGGAAATGGGTGTGGCTTCCAGTCTTTTAGTTCCCGATAATCTGCGGGTTGAGGGGTGGCGACTGCGGCTACGGGAATTCTATGTTGATAGTACAGCCTCTGTTGTTGACGAGCCTGAGCGAGAAGCCTTGGTGGCATCCACTACAGGAGGTGGAACAAGTTCCTCAGACGGATTAGAAAGCGAGAAAATTCCTGGCGTCAGTTCCACCCTGCAAAGGCGCACCCAGAAAGCCAGTCTCCAACAACTGGGAGAGTTGTGGGCATCTTTATGTTCTAAGGCTGCAATGTCTGTGGCGTCTCGCTTGCAAGCGCTTGCCCAACAGTTACAAGGCGAGGAACCTTCGTTAACAGCCATCTCCACTAGGCTGAATAAGCTATTGCTAGAACAAGCCGCTAGACAACCTCTGCGCCTTAAAATTGCGGGTGCGACCGATATAGGTTCTGTGCAAAGGCACAACGAAGATAGCTGCTATCCCACAATGGCAGACTTACCGACAGACCTCAGCCTCCCCCGTGATTCCTTAATTCCTCATCTATCCATTATTTGTGATGGCATTGGTGGACATGAAGGGGGGGAAGTCGCCAGCCAATTGGCGGTGCAGTCGATTAAACTCCAAGTGCGGGCACTCTTGTCTGAGTTGGCAGATGACCCGGAACTGATGACGCCGGAACTGGTGAGTCAGCAGCTAGCTGCTATTATCCGAGTCGCGAATAACTTGATTGCCTCTCGTAATGATGAACAAGAACGAGAGTCCCGGCGTCGCATGGCAACCACTCTAACCCTGGCGCTGCAACTGCCACAGATTATGAAGATGGCGGATGGTCAGGGCAATGCTCACGAACTCTATATTGCCAGTGTTGGGGATAGCCGTGCTTATTGGCTGACTCCTCGCTACTGCCAACGGCTAACGGTGGATGATGATGTGGCAACACGGGAAGTCCGGCTGGGTCGCAGTCTGTACCGTAAGGCGTTGCAGCGCCCTGATGCTGGGGCACTCACTCAAGCGGTGGGAACAAAAGATGCTGAGTTACTACGTCCAACCGTACAACGGTTCATTTTAGAAGAAGATGGCTTACTGTTGTTATGTTCAGACGGCTTAAGTGACAACAACTTGCTTGAACAATTTTGTGCTGACTACCCACGAGATGTTTTTAGTGGCAAGCTTTCTTTAGAAGCGGCTGTTCAGGCGTTAGTTGACCTCGCTAATCAAAAGAATGGTCAAGATAACATTTCGGTTGTCCTCACCTACTGTGCTGTTTCTCCCCAATATCCGGTGGTGCTGAATCTGGGAGAACTCCCCGTCGGCACCAAGGATTACACCTTCACTCTGGACACAGACTTTTCTGGATTACGTCAGGATTATGAGTCGGATGAACCTGAAATCACAGAGGAAACCGAACCTGTTGCCCAAAGCTCAAAAGGGGAATGGTTTAAGGTGATTCTTGGCATGGTGGGGGTATTACTGGTACTATTTTCAGCGGGTGCAGCCTTATTGACGGCTCAGTGGCTAATTAATCCCGATGGTTTCCAGAAGATGCGCCAGCGTATGTTCCAAACTGATCGTATTAAGATTTCTCCGTCTTCCTCTGTTCCGGCACAACCTCCCGAACAGGGAGAAAGCTAGAAGGAGACTAGGCAGGGTATGGTATCTAACAAAGAAGAGTAAATAAAACTCCGGTCAGGATTAGTTGAGTCGGGTCTGTGGAAAGAACGCTGCTGTGCAAGAATAGAAAGGTTGTCTGGGCAAGTTCCGGCTTAATTCAGGCTATTTGAGAGAACACGAGCTTCATCTATGAAAGTTGGCGATCGCGTCCGTATTAACAAATCTGTCATTGTTTACCACCATCCTTCTCACAAAAACGAGCCTTTTGATGTTAAAGGGCTAGAAGGGGACGTGCTTGGGATTGTTGTTGAGTGGCAAGGCAGACCTGTGAGCGCTAACCTGCCTGTGTTAGTTCAATTCGATAAAAAATTCCGCGCTCACTTTCGGGAGGATGAGGTGGAAATTATTTAGCAATTCCTTGAGCCTCTCCTCCTCATAGAGGAGGTTCGATACCTCCTCTTTCAAAAATTATTATTTTTAGGACTTACGCACGAACGCCATCTGTCGAGGCAATGCGTAAATTATGATGTTGACAAATAAGATATTTAATGATATACAGCTAAAGAAAAATCAACCAGAGTCTAATCCTACTGTTGTGGCTGCAACTTCGGCTGTAGGGAGTACGAAAGCCCATTAAGACTTGCGGCGGCAGAACCAACCAAACAGGTTGATGTCTCCTTGCATTTTTTGCAACTCTTGCTTGTGGCTTTCAGCAGTGGCGCGATACCACTCACAGTAGCGTTCTTGCTCCTGCCGATATAGCGCTTCCCGGTGAAACTCATGAGCGAGTTGGTAAGTGGCAAAGATATCAGCCGATGGGGGAGGCGCTGGGACAATGAATTGGAATTTTTCTGGCATTCCTGAATAAGAGTAAATGAAGGTCGGTGAAACAATTGGCAATTTTCTGTTTGTTTCCACCACCTTCCTCCATAGTATTTATTTTTTAATTTTCAGCTTTTTCAATCACAGCCAGCCTCGGAGGCGATAAACAGCCATTCCGATGTATTCCTTAAGCGCACGAGTCGTTCTGTCGAGGCGCTCTGTATCCGGCATCAGGCTCAGCACAATGGCTTGAGGGCTACTGTTCGGCTCCTCTATCTCTTGTTCACTGACCAAGAAATCAGTAGGAGCAGGGATAGCGTCAATCCCCTGACGTTGAAAAATGCGGAGCGATCGCGGCATGTGCATCGCCGATGTTACCAATAAGATGCGGCGGATACCTCGCTCCTGCATAATTTTCTTCACATTGACAGCATTTTGGTAAGTATTGAGGGATGTGGGATCTTGCAAAATAGCAGAGGACGGAACACCCACCGTTTTTAGGAGTTGAGCCATATCTGCCGACTCGGATGGCCCACCACCCCGCCACGCCACACGACCCCCGGAGGAAATGACAATCGGAGCCTTCCCTTCACGGTAGAGTTGTCCACCGTAGAGGACGCGATCGCCGGCTTCACTCAAATCAACTCCGGGACGTGGGGGAAAAGCCGACTTGGTCGCACCCCCTAAAATCACAATAGCATCAGCCGTCGGTAATGTTTTCGGTGGGAGATGCTGCCACTCTAAGGATTGCACCAAGCCATGCGCGACCCAATTATTGCTGGCTAACAATAACACCATCAAAGCCAAAGAAATGGGAAACGGCACCCAACGGGAGCGTCGCCACCACATCACCAACGCCACAACCATGAGTATGCAAGCGAGTCCCAAGGGATACAAGAACAACGGCAGCAGCTTGGAGAGGAATAAAAACATGCTAAATAGGTCTAAGGGCTAGAACCACGAAGACGGAGTCCGGTAATATTTTTTCCTTTGTCATTAAACGCGGCAGATGCGGATTCCGGCGAGACTTGTAGGGGAGGATTTCACCGTCTCAAAAAGCCGCCAAACGTTACCAGGGGTCTTTGGGTACGCTTCCGAGAGCGATTATCTCTCCGTTGTTTGGCTAAACGTAGCCCACTGACTCTGGGCTGTTCCTCTAGTTCTAAATCCTCTTCTTCCTCTGATTCCACCACTCTGGGGCCTTCCGAGCTTTTCCACCAACCCATTGCCCAACCCCCGGCGATACCTCCAGCAAAGCCCAGTAAGATACTTAAGGGCACTGGGTATCCCAGAAAGAAAAAGCAGAACAGAAAAAACAACCAAAGTCTTAAACCCGTTCCAGTGGAAAATCCTGTGAACAGACCGGGCTTTGATTTGTCATTACCTTTTTTGTCACTCATCACGAGTCAGCCAGTGAAGGGGATTGATTACCAAGTTTTACACTTTCAAACCGAAAGTTTTGCGGCATCAAAACAATTTTATAAGAACGAGGCGGGAAAACCCTAGCGGCTGTGGTATGACAGTTAACATCGTGCGATCGCTAATACCCCCGTCTGGGCAGCTTTCACCTAGCAAGGTTTACCCTAAAAGATAAATATTCTACAAGCTAGACCGATGGTTTCCCTTGCCCGTAAGAACCTGCTCGAAGACATTCCTCGCTTCCTGGTGGCTCAAGCCGGAATCATGTTTGCCGTCAGCTTAGTGACCCTGCAAACGGGTATTTTCAACGGATTTACTCGCTCTACGGGGCAGCTAATTCACAATGCCGACGCTGATATTTGGGTGGCCTCAGAGAGTCAAGTTCAAATTGAACTAACCTTGCCACTGCCCCTTTCCCATGTCCTTCAAGCTCGACAGGTAGCAGGTGTAGAGTTAGCGGAAGCCCTGATTTTTAGTGGTGCGATGTGGCGTCGTTCCGAGAGCGAAATTGGACTCGTCAAAGTCGTTGGATTTGACCCCAATGGGCAATTGTTTACACCCATGAACCTGAAAAAAGGAAGTGTCAGGGCCCTGACAGAGCCTTATACCGCGATTATCGATCAGACAACCCTCGACTCTCTGGATGTTAAAGGAGTGGGTGAAGTCGCTAATGTCAACTCCATACCCACGCGAGTCGTTGGCTTAACCCAAGGCAACCGCGCGATTGTATCTAATCCTTTTCTATTCACCTCTTTAAAGAGTGCTAACGTTTATATCACGTCAGGTCAAAAATCTGATTTATCTTGCCAATTACCATCGGGTTCGCAGGAATTAGTTTGTACCAACACCTCTATACGTCCCTCTCAAGATGGGGCACCGATTCCGCCTCCTCCTGTA of the Allocoleopsis franciscana PCC 7113 genome contains:
- a CDS encoding PP2C family protein-serine/threonine phosphatase, with amino-acid sequence MSSSKPLMNRYLWAVGATAMQIPAGEFVKDRYEVVAPQIWRDTQPELLPEMPTQLSGDILTYLRLYPHRLHVPEVYGVCQLGESVVTLLENVPINPSGELYPSIKSMWTQVPAVRQVYWLWQLLELWTPLQEMGVASSLLVPDNLRVEGWRLRLREFYVDSTASVVDEPEREALVASTTGGGTSSSDGLESEKIPGVSSTLQRRTQKASLQQLGELWASLCSKAAMSVASRLQALAQQLQGEEPSLTAISTRLNKLLLEQAARQPLRLKIAGATDIGSVQRHNEDSCYPTMADLPTDLSLPRDSLIPHLSIICDGIGGHEGGEVASQLAVQSIKLQVRALLSELADDPELMTPELVSQQLAAIIRVANNLIASRNDEQERESRRRMATTLTLALQLPQIMKMADGQGNAHELYIASVGDSRAYWLTPRYCQRLTVDDDVATREVRLGRSLYRKALQRPDAGALTQAVGTKDAELLRPTVQRFILEEDGLLLLCSDGLSDNNLLEQFCADYPRDVFSGKLSLEAAVQALVDLANQKNGQDNISVVLTYCAVSPQYPVVLNLGELPVGTKDYTFTLDTDFSGLRQDYESDEPEITEETEPVAQSSKGEWFKVILGMVGVLLVLFSAGAALLTAQWLINPDGFQKMRQRMFQTDRIKISPSSSVPAQPPEQGES
- a CDS encoding ferredoxin-thioredoxin reductase variable chain, which translates into the protein MKVGDRVRINKSVIVYHHPSHKNEPFDVKGLEGDVLGIVVEWQGRPVSANLPVLVQFDKKFRAHFREDEVEII
- a CDS encoding YdcF family protein, which encodes MFLFLSKLLPLFLYPLGLACILMVVALVMWWRRSRWVPFPISLALMVLLLASNNWVAHGLVQSLEWQHLPPKTLPTADAIVILGGATKSAFPPRPGVDLSEAGDRVLYGGQLYREGKAPIVISSGGRVAWRGGGPSESADMAQLLKTVGVPSSAILQDPTSLNTYQNAVNVKKIMQERGIRRILLVTSAMHMPRSLRIFQRQGIDAIPAPTDFLVSEQEIEEPNSSPQAIVLSLMPDTERLDRTTRALKEYIGMAVYRLRGWL
- a CDS encoding FtsX-like permease family protein, translating into MVSLARKNLLEDIPRFLVAQAGIMFAVSLVTLQTGIFNGFTRSTGQLIHNADADIWVASESQVQIELTLPLPLSHVLQARQVAGVELAEALIFSGAMWRRSESEIGLVKVVGFDPNGQLFTPMNLKKGSVRALTEPYTAIIDQTTLDSLDVKGVGEVANVNSIPTRVVGLTQGNRAIVSNPFLFTSLKSANVYITSGQKSDLSCQLPSGSQELVCTNTSIRPSQDGAPIPPPPVPDKLVASDLITYILIKAKPGEDLQALKKKLEAALPNTRAYTRKEFILKNQDYWQQRTGVGFILGLGAVVGIIVGVIIVGQILYSSVSDHLKEFGTLKAMGASDWTVYGVIVEQAIWMAVTGYIPSVALCYGVATWAYFTEGILILITPVSAIAVFGITIAMCVGSAIFAIQKVTRLDPAMVFKA